One window from the genome of Nomascus leucogenys isolate Asia chromosome 12, Asia_NLE_v1, whole genome shotgun sequence encodes:
- the HEYL gene encoding hairy/enhancer-of-split related with YRPW motif-like protein isoform X2 has protein sequence MARPLSTPSPSQMQARKKRRGIIEKRRRDRINSSLSELRRLVPTAFEKQGSSKLEKAEVLQMTVDHLKMLHATGGTGFFDARALAVDFRSIGFRECLTEVIRYLGVLEGPSSRVDPVRIRLLSHLNSYAAEMEPSPAPTGPLAFPAWPWSFFHSYPGLPALSNQLAVLGRVPSPVLPGASSPAYPIPALRTAPIRRATGIILPARRNVLPSRGASSIRRARPLERPVTPVPIAPSSRAARSSHIAPLLQSSSPTPPGPTESAAYVAVPAPNSSSPGPAGRPAGAMLCHPWVSEITEIGAF, from the exons ATGGCCAGGCCGCTGTCCACCCCCAGCCCTTCGCAGATGCAAGCCAGGAAGAAACGCAGAGGG ATCATAGAGAAACGGCGTCGAGACCGCATCAACAGTAGCCTTTCTGAATTGCGACGCCTCGTCCCCACTGCCTTTGAGAAACAG GGCTCTTCCAAGCTGGAGAAAGCCGAGGTCTTGCAGATgacggtggatcacttgaaaatGCTCCATGCCACTGGCGGGACAG GATTCTTTGATGCCCGAGCCCTGGCAGTTGACTTCCGGAGCATTGGTTTTCGGGAGTGCCTCACCGAGGTCATCAGGTACCTAGGGGTCCTTGAAGGGCCCAGCAGCCGTGTGGACCCCGTCCGGATTCGCCTTCTCTCCCACCTCAACAGCTATGCAGCCGAGATGGAGCCTTCACCCGCACCCACTGGCCCCCTGGccttccctgcctggccctgGTCTTTCTTCCATAGCTACCCGGGGCTACCAGCCCTTAGCAACCAGCTCGCCGTCCTGGGAAGAGTGCCCAGCCCTGTCCTCCCCGGCGCCTCCTCTCCTGCTTACCCCATCCCAGCCCTCCGAACCGCTCCCATTCGCAGAGCCACAGGCATCATCCTGCCAGCCCGGAGGAATGTGCTGCCCAGTCGAGGGGCATCTTCCATCCGGAGGGCCCGCCCCCTAGAGAGGCCAGTGACCCCTGTGCCTATAGCCCCCAGCAGCAGGGCTGCCAGGAGCAGCCACATCGCTCCCCTTCTGCAGTCTTCCTCCCCAACACCCCCCGGTCCTACAGAGTCCGCTGCTTACGTGGCTGTTCCCGCCCCCAACTCATCCTCCCCAGGGCCAGCTGGGAGGCCAGCGGGAGCCATGCTCTGCCACCCCTGGGTCTCTGAAATCACTGAAATCGGGGCTTTCTGA
- the HEYL gene encoding hairy/enhancer-of-split related with YRPW motif-like protein isoform X1: protein MKRPKEPSGSEGESDGPIDVGQDRELSQMARPLSTPSPSQMQARKKRRGIIEKRRRDRINSSLSELRRLVPTAFEKQGSSKLEKAEVLQMTVDHLKMLHATGGTGFFDARALAVDFRSIGFRECLTEVIRYLGVLEGPSSRVDPVRIRLLSHLNSYAAEMEPSPAPTGPLAFPAWPWSFFHSYPGLPALSNQLAVLGRVPSPVLPGASSPAYPIPALRTAPIRRATGIILPARRNVLPSRGASSIRRARPLERPVTPVPIAPSSRAARSSHIAPLLQSSSPTPPGPTESAAYVAVPAPNSSSPGPAGRPAGAMLCHPWVSEITEIGAF from the exons ATGAAGCGACCCAAGGAGCCGAGCGGCTCCGAGGGCGAGTCCGACGGACCCATCGACGTGGGCCAAGATCGCGAGCTGAG ccAGATGGCCAGGCCGCTGTCCACCCCCAGCCCTTCGCAGATGCAAGCCAGGAAGAAACGCAGAGGG ATCATAGAGAAACGGCGTCGAGACCGCATCAACAGTAGCCTTTCTGAATTGCGACGCCTCGTCCCCACTGCCTTTGAGAAACAG GGCTCTTCCAAGCTGGAGAAAGCCGAGGTCTTGCAGATgacggtggatcacttgaaaatGCTCCATGCCACTGGCGGGACAG GATTCTTTGATGCCCGAGCCCTGGCAGTTGACTTCCGGAGCATTGGTTTTCGGGAGTGCCTCACCGAGGTCATCAGGTACCTAGGGGTCCTTGAAGGGCCCAGCAGCCGTGTGGACCCCGTCCGGATTCGCCTTCTCTCCCACCTCAACAGCTATGCAGCCGAGATGGAGCCTTCACCCGCACCCACTGGCCCCCTGGccttccctgcctggccctgGTCTTTCTTCCATAGCTACCCGGGGCTACCAGCCCTTAGCAACCAGCTCGCCGTCCTGGGAAGAGTGCCCAGCCCTGTCCTCCCCGGCGCCTCCTCTCCTGCTTACCCCATCCCAGCCCTCCGAACCGCTCCCATTCGCAGAGCCACAGGCATCATCCTGCCAGCCCGGAGGAATGTGCTGCCCAGTCGAGGGGCATCTTCCATCCGGAGGGCCCGCCCCCTAGAGAGGCCAGTGACCCCTGTGCCTATAGCCCCCAGCAGCAGGGCTGCCAGGAGCAGCCACATCGCTCCCCTTCTGCAGTCTTCCTCCCCAACACCCCCCGGTCCTACAGAGTCCGCTGCTTACGTGGCTGTTCCCGCCCCCAACTCATCCTCCCCAGGGCCAGCTGGGAGGCCAGCGGGAGCCATGCTCTGCCACCCCTGGGTCTCTGAAATCACTGAAATCGGGGCTTTCTGA